A section of the Gasterosteus aculeatus chromosome 10, fGasAcu3.hap1.1, whole genome shotgun sequence genome encodes:
- the LOC120826541 gene encoding homeobox-containing protein 1 isoform X7 translates to MRQWCVPAATPRTEPLPGRLSVSPPPPDARMECCGVEPRYTIEQIDLLQRLRLSGMTKPQIIHALESLERLDPDRRPPRCDSQPAPSNNAPTPAAAAPAPSSSTSSSSSLSLASATTQTSGLDGAALSPSNSYEASPPPLYPPSVAVQRSFSYDMMGEEEWDLEEKVEEYMRRDSNMVKEEIKTFLNNRRISQAIVGQVTGISQSYISQWLLQQGLEMSDSKRRAFYRWYLLERNNPGATLSMRSLVKEEPDWRTGIVAGDRVGAVGGGPLRLRRGSRFTWRKECQSIMESFFVENQYPDEAKREEIANACNSVIQKPGCKLSEFERVTALKVYNWFANRRKEMKRRANIEAAILESHGIEVPSPSCHSNGEEGEMHEFADQEDASSHRIVDQQDSSSLATTEEAAAPPSPPPQVLDRKEELTKRDTVDEE, encoded by the exons ATGCGACAGTGGTGCGTCCCCGCCGCGACCCCTCGCACCGAACCCCTCCCGGGGCGGCTGTCCGTCTCACCCCCTCCACCAG ATGCCAGGATGGAGTGCTGCGGGGTGGAGCCGCGCTACACCATCGAACAGATCGACCTCCTGCAGCGCCTGCGTCTCTCCGGCATGACCAAGCCTCAGATCATCCACGCCCTGGAGTCCCTGGAGAGGCTGGACCCGGACCGCCGCCCGCCCCGCTGTGACTCTCAGCCCGCCCCGTCCAACAACGCCCCCACCCCCGCCGCGGCGGCTCCcgccccgtcctcctccacgtcctcctcctcctcgctctccctgGCCTCCGCCACCACGCAGACCTCCGGCCTGGACGGCGCCGCGCTGTCCCCTAGCAACAGCTACGAGGCCTCTCCTCCGCCCCTCTACCCTCCCAGCGTGGCGGTTCAGCGGTCCTTCAGCTACGACatgatgggggaggaggagtgggacctggaggagaaggtggaggagtacATGAG GAGAGACAGCAACATGGTGAAGGAGGAGATCAAGACGTTCCTCAACAACCGCAGGATCTCTCAGGCCATCGTGGGCCAAGTCACAG GAATCAGCCAGAGCTACATCTCCCAGTGGCTTCTGCAGCAGGGCCTGGAGATGAGCGACTCCAAGCGCCGCGCCTTCTACCGCTGGTACCTGCTAGAGAGGAACAACCCGG GGGCCACCCTGTCGATGCGCTCCCTGGTGAAGGAGGAGCCCGATTGGAGGACGGGGATCGTGGCGGGCGACCGCGTGGGGGCGGTGGGCGGCGGGCCTCTGAGGCTGCGGAGGGGGAGCCGGTTCACCTGGAGGAAGGAGTGCCAATCCATCATGGAGAG TTTCTTCGTGGAGAACCAGTACCCGGACGAGGCGAAGCGGGAGGAGATCGCCAACGCGTGTAACTCCGTCATTCAGAAACCAG GCTGCAAGCTGTCTGAGTTCGAGCGCGTCACGGCGTTGAAGGTGTACAACTGGTTTGCCAACCGCcggaaggagatgaagaggagggcgaACATCG AAGCCGCCATTTTGGAAAGCCACGGAATCGAGGTGCCGAGCCCGAGCTGCCACTCGAatggcgaggagggagagatgcaCGAGTTTGCCGACCAG GAAGACGCCTCCTCCCACAGGATTGTTGACCAACAAGACTCGTCGTCGTTGGCGACCACGGAGGAGGCCGCGGCCccgccgagccccccccctcaggtccTGGACCGGAAGGAGGAGCTCACCAAAAGGGACACAGTGGACGAGGAGTGA
- the LOC120826541 gene encoding homeobox-containing protein 1 isoform X4 gives MSDARMECCGVEPRYTIEQIDLLQRLRLSGMTKPQIIHALESLERLDPDRRPPRCDSQPAPSNNAPTPAAAAPAPSSSTSSSSSLSLASATTQTSGLDGAALSPSNSYEASPPPLYPPSVAVQRSFSYDMMGEEEWDLEEKVEEYMRRDSNMVKEEIKTFLNNRRISQAIVGQVTGISQSYISQWLLQQGLEMSDSKRRAFYRWYLLERNNPGLRWSESQHSVSPRARGGDRDGTVAGASGCLPNPNTNLNPNPVWSRQRELLMHLLPWYAAAAQAQPGATLSMRSLVKEEPDWRTGIVAGDRVGAVGGGPLRLRRGSRFTWRKECQSIMESFFVENQYPDEAKREEIANACNSVIQKPGCKLSEFERVTALKVYNWFANRRKEMKRRANIEAAILESHGIEVPSPSCHSNGEEGEMHEFADQVNQRFSEQEDASSHRIVDQQDSSSLATTEEAAAPPSPPPQVLDRKEELTKRDTVDEE, from the exons ATGTCAG ATGCCAGGATGGAGTGCTGCGGGGTGGAGCCGCGCTACACCATCGAACAGATCGACCTCCTGCAGCGCCTGCGTCTCTCCGGCATGACCAAGCCTCAGATCATCCACGCCCTGGAGTCCCTGGAGAGGCTGGACCCGGACCGCCGCCCGCCCCGCTGTGACTCTCAGCCCGCCCCGTCCAACAACGCCCCCACCCCCGCCGCGGCGGCTCCcgccccgtcctcctccacgtcctcctcctcctcgctctccctgGCCTCCGCCACCACGCAGACCTCCGGCCTGGACGGCGCCGCGCTGTCCCCTAGCAACAGCTACGAGGCCTCTCCTCCGCCCCTCTACCCTCCCAGCGTGGCGGTTCAGCGGTCCTTCAGCTACGACatgatgggggaggaggagtgggacctggaggagaaggtggaggagtacATGAG GAGAGACAGCAACATGGTGAAGGAGGAGATCAAGACGTTCCTCAACAACCGCAGGATCTCTCAGGCCATCGTGGGCCAAGTCACAG GAATCAGCCAGAGCTACATCTCCCAGTGGCTTCTGCAGCAGGGCCTGGAGATGAGCGACTCCAAGCGCCGCGCCTTCTACCGCTGGTACCTGCTAGAGAGGAACAACCCGG GGCTGAGGTGGAGTGAAAGCCAGCACAGCGTGAGTCCCAGGGCCAGGGGAGGGGACAGAGACGGGACGGTGGCGGGGGCCAGCGGCTGCCTCCCCAACCCCAACACCAACCTCAACCCCAACCCAGTgtggagcaggcagagagagctgCTGATGCACTTGCTGCCGTGGTACGCCGCGGCCGCCCAGGCCCAGCCAg GGGCCACCCTGTCGATGCGCTCCCTGGTGAAGGAGGAGCCCGATTGGAGGACGGGGATCGTGGCGGGCGACCGCGTGGGGGCGGTGGGCGGCGGGCCTCTGAGGCTGCGGAGGGGGAGCCGGTTCACCTGGAGGAAGGAGTGCCAATCCATCATGGAGAG TTTCTTCGTGGAGAACCAGTACCCGGACGAGGCGAAGCGGGAGGAGATCGCCAACGCGTGTAACTCCGTCATTCAGAAACCAG GCTGCAAGCTGTCTGAGTTCGAGCGCGTCACGGCGTTGAAGGTGTACAACTGGTTTGCCAACCGCcggaaggagatgaagaggagggcgaACATCG AAGCCGCCATTTTGGAAAGCCACGGAATCGAGGTGCCGAGCCCGAGCTGCCACTCGAatggcgaggagggagagatgcaCGAGTTTGCCGACCAGGTGAATCAGCGATTCTCAGAGCAG GAAGACGCCTCCTCCCACAGGATTGTTGACCAACAAGACTCGTCGTCGTTGGCGACCACGGAGGAGGCCGCGGCCccgccgagccccccccctcaggtccTGGACCGGAAGGAGGAGCTCACCAAAAGGGACACAGTGGACGAGGAGTGA
- the LOC120826541 gene encoding homeobox-containing protein 1 isoform X5, whose product MRQWCVPAATPRTEPLPGRLSVSPPPPDARMECCGVEPRYTIEQIDLLQRLRLSGMTKPQIIHALESLERLDPDRRPPRCDSQPAPSNNAPTPAAAAPAPSSSTSSSSSLSLASATTQTSGLDGAALSPSNSYEASPPPLYPPSVAVQRSFSYDMMGEEEWDLEEKVEEYMRRDSNMVKEEIKTFLNNRRISQAIVGQVTGISQSYISQWLLQQGLEMSDSKRRAFYRWYLLERNNPGATLSMRSLVKEEPDWRTGIVAGDRVGAVGGGPLRLRRGSRFTWRKECQSIMESFFVENQYPDEAKREEIANACNSVIQKPGCKLSEFERVTALKVYNWFANRRKEMKRRANIEAAILESHGIEVPSPSCHSNGEEGEMHEFADQVNQRFSEQEDASSHRIVDQQDSSSLATTEEAAAPPSPPPQVLDRKEELTKRDTVDEE is encoded by the exons ATGCGACAGTGGTGCGTCCCCGCCGCGACCCCTCGCACCGAACCCCTCCCGGGGCGGCTGTCCGTCTCACCCCCTCCACCAG ATGCCAGGATGGAGTGCTGCGGGGTGGAGCCGCGCTACACCATCGAACAGATCGACCTCCTGCAGCGCCTGCGTCTCTCCGGCATGACCAAGCCTCAGATCATCCACGCCCTGGAGTCCCTGGAGAGGCTGGACCCGGACCGCCGCCCGCCCCGCTGTGACTCTCAGCCCGCCCCGTCCAACAACGCCCCCACCCCCGCCGCGGCGGCTCCcgccccgtcctcctccacgtcctcctcctcctcgctctccctgGCCTCCGCCACCACGCAGACCTCCGGCCTGGACGGCGCCGCGCTGTCCCCTAGCAACAGCTACGAGGCCTCTCCTCCGCCCCTCTACCCTCCCAGCGTGGCGGTTCAGCGGTCCTTCAGCTACGACatgatgggggaggaggagtgggacctggaggagaaggtggaggagtacATGAG GAGAGACAGCAACATGGTGAAGGAGGAGATCAAGACGTTCCTCAACAACCGCAGGATCTCTCAGGCCATCGTGGGCCAAGTCACAG GAATCAGCCAGAGCTACATCTCCCAGTGGCTTCTGCAGCAGGGCCTGGAGATGAGCGACTCCAAGCGCCGCGCCTTCTACCGCTGGTACCTGCTAGAGAGGAACAACCCGG GGGCCACCCTGTCGATGCGCTCCCTGGTGAAGGAGGAGCCCGATTGGAGGACGGGGATCGTGGCGGGCGACCGCGTGGGGGCGGTGGGCGGCGGGCCTCTGAGGCTGCGGAGGGGGAGCCGGTTCACCTGGAGGAAGGAGTGCCAATCCATCATGGAGAG TTTCTTCGTGGAGAACCAGTACCCGGACGAGGCGAAGCGGGAGGAGATCGCCAACGCGTGTAACTCCGTCATTCAGAAACCAG GCTGCAAGCTGTCTGAGTTCGAGCGCGTCACGGCGTTGAAGGTGTACAACTGGTTTGCCAACCGCcggaaggagatgaagaggagggcgaACATCG AAGCCGCCATTTTGGAAAGCCACGGAATCGAGGTGCCGAGCCCGAGCTGCCACTCGAatggcgaggagggagagatgcaCGAGTTTGCCGACCAGGTGAATCAGCGATTCTCAGAGCAG GAAGACGCCTCCTCCCACAGGATTGTTGACCAACAAGACTCGTCGTCGTTGGCGACCACGGAGGAGGCCGCGGCCccgccgagccccccccctcaggtccTGGACCGGAAGGAGGAGCTCACCAAAAGGGACACAGTGGACGAGGAGTGA
- the LOC120826541 gene encoding homeobox-containing protein 1 isoform X3, producing the protein MRQWCVPAATPRTEPLPGRLSVSPPPPDARMECCGVEPRYTIEQIDLLQRLRLSGMTKPQIIHALESLERLDPDRRPPRCDSQPAPSNNAPTPAAAAPAPSSSTSSSSSLSLASATTQTSGLDGAALSPSNSYEASPPPLYPPSVAVQRSFSYDMMGEEEWDLEEKVEEYMRRDSNMVKEEIKTFLNNRRISQAIVGQVTGISQSYISQWLLQQGLEMSDSKRRAFYRWYLLERNNPGLRWSESQHSVSPRARGGDRDGTVAGASGCLPNPNTNLNPNPVWSRQRELLMHLLPWYAAAAQAQPGATLSMRSLVKEEPDWRTGIVAGDRVGAVGGGPLRLRRGSRFTWRKECQSIMESFFVENQYPDEAKREEIANACNSVIQKPGCKLSEFERVTALKVYNWFANRRKEMKRRANIEAAILESHGIEVPSPSCHSNGEEGEMHEFADQEDASSHRIVDQQDSSSLATTEEAAAPPSPPPQVLDRKEELTKRDTVDEE; encoded by the exons ATGCGACAGTGGTGCGTCCCCGCCGCGACCCCTCGCACCGAACCCCTCCCGGGGCGGCTGTCCGTCTCACCCCCTCCACCAG ATGCCAGGATGGAGTGCTGCGGGGTGGAGCCGCGCTACACCATCGAACAGATCGACCTCCTGCAGCGCCTGCGTCTCTCCGGCATGACCAAGCCTCAGATCATCCACGCCCTGGAGTCCCTGGAGAGGCTGGACCCGGACCGCCGCCCGCCCCGCTGTGACTCTCAGCCCGCCCCGTCCAACAACGCCCCCACCCCCGCCGCGGCGGCTCCcgccccgtcctcctccacgtcctcctcctcctcgctctccctgGCCTCCGCCACCACGCAGACCTCCGGCCTGGACGGCGCCGCGCTGTCCCCTAGCAACAGCTACGAGGCCTCTCCTCCGCCCCTCTACCCTCCCAGCGTGGCGGTTCAGCGGTCCTTCAGCTACGACatgatgggggaggaggagtgggacctggaggagaaggtggaggagtacATGAG GAGAGACAGCAACATGGTGAAGGAGGAGATCAAGACGTTCCTCAACAACCGCAGGATCTCTCAGGCCATCGTGGGCCAAGTCACAG GAATCAGCCAGAGCTACATCTCCCAGTGGCTTCTGCAGCAGGGCCTGGAGATGAGCGACTCCAAGCGCCGCGCCTTCTACCGCTGGTACCTGCTAGAGAGGAACAACCCGG GGCTGAGGTGGAGTGAAAGCCAGCACAGCGTGAGTCCCAGGGCCAGGGGAGGGGACAGAGACGGGACGGTGGCGGGGGCCAGCGGCTGCCTCCCCAACCCCAACACCAACCTCAACCCCAACCCAGTgtggagcaggcagagagagctgCTGATGCACTTGCTGCCGTGGTACGCCGCGGCCGCCCAGGCCCAGCCAg GGGCCACCCTGTCGATGCGCTCCCTGGTGAAGGAGGAGCCCGATTGGAGGACGGGGATCGTGGCGGGCGACCGCGTGGGGGCGGTGGGCGGCGGGCCTCTGAGGCTGCGGAGGGGGAGCCGGTTCACCTGGAGGAAGGAGTGCCAATCCATCATGGAGAG TTTCTTCGTGGAGAACCAGTACCCGGACGAGGCGAAGCGGGAGGAGATCGCCAACGCGTGTAACTCCGTCATTCAGAAACCAG GCTGCAAGCTGTCTGAGTTCGAGCGCGTCACGGCGTTGAAGGTGTACAACTGGTTTGCCAACCGCcggaaggagatgaagaggagggcgaACATCG AAGCCGCCATTTTGGAAAGCCACGGAATCGAGGTGCCGAGCCCGAGCTGCCACTCGAatggcgaggagggagagatgcaCGAGTTTGCCGACCAG GAAGACGCCTCCTCCCACAGGATTGTTGACCAACAAGACTCGTCGTCGTTGGCGACCACGGAGGAGGCCGCGGCCccgccgagccccccccctcaggtccTGGACCGGAAGGAGGAGCTCACCAAAAGGGACACAGTGGACGAGGAGTGA
- the LOC120826541 gene encoding homeobox-containing protein 1 isoform X1 — MRQWCVPAATPRTEPLPGRLSVSPPPPDARMECCGVEPRYTIEQIDLLQRLRLSGMTKPQIIHALESLERLDPDRRPPRCDSQPAPSNNAPTPAAAAPAPSSSTSSSSSLSLASATTQTSGLDGAALSPSNSYEASPPPLYPPSVAVQRSFSYDMMGEEEWDLEEKVEEYMRRDSNMVKEEIKTFLNNRRISQAIVGQVTGISQSYISQWLLQQGLEMSDSKRRAFYRWYLLERNNPGLRWSESQHSVSPRARGGDRDGTVAGASGCLPNPNTNLNPNPVWSRQRELLMHLLPWYAAAAQAQPGATLSMRSLVKEEPDWRTGIVAGDRVGAVGGGPLRLRRGSRFTWRKECQSIMESFFVENQYPDEAKREEIANACNSVIQKPGCKLSEFERVTALKVYNWFANRRKEMKRRANIEAAILESHGIEVPSPSCHSNGEEGEMHEFADQVNQRFSEQEDASSHRIVDQQDSSSLATTEEAAAPPSPPPQVLDRKEELTKRDTVDEE; from the exons ATGCGACAGTGGTGCGTCCCCGCCGCGACCCCTCGCACCGAACCCCTCCCGGGGCGGCTGTCCGTCTCACCCCCTCCACCAG ATGCCAGGATGGAGTGCTGCGGGGTGGAGCCGCGCTACACCATCGAACAGATCGACCTCCTGCAGCGCCTGCGTCTCTCCGGCATGACCAAGCCTCAGATCATCCACGCCCTGGAGTCCCTGGAGAGGCTGGACCCGGACCGCCGCCCGCCCCGCTGTGACTCTCAGCCCGCCCCGTCCAACAACGCCCCCACCCCCGCCGCGGCGGCTCCcgccccgtcctcctccacgtcctcctcctcctcgctctccctgGCCTCCGCCACCACGCAGACCTCCGGCCTGGACGGCGCCGCGCTGTCCCCTAGCAACAGCTACGAGGCCTCTCCTCCGCCCCTCTACCCTCCCAGCGTGGCGGTTCAGCGGTCCTTCAGCTACGACatgatgggggaggaggagtgggacctggaggagaaggtggaggagtacATGAG GAGAGACAGCAACATGGTGAAGGAGGAGATCAAGACGTTCCTCAACAACCGCAGGATCTCTCAGGCCATCGTGGGCCAAGTCACAG GAATCAGCCAGAGCTACATCTCCCAGTGGCTTCTGCAGCAGGGCCTGGAGATGAGCGACTCCAAGCGCCGCGCCTTCTACCGCTGGTACCTGCTAGAGAGGAACAACCCGG GGCTGAGGTGGAGTGAAAGCCAGCACAGCGTGAGTCCCAGGGCCAGGGGAGGGGACAGAGACGGGACGGTGGCGGGGGCCAGCGGCTGCCTCCCCAACCCCAACACCAACCTCAACCCCAACCCAGTgtggagcaggcagagagagctgCTGATGCACTTGCTGCCGTGGTACGCCGCGGCCGCCCAGGCCCAGCCAg GGGCCACCCTGTCGATGCGCTCCCTGGTGAAGGAGGAGCCCGATTGGAGGACGGGGATCGTGGCGGGCGACCGCGTGGGGGCGGTGGGCGGCGGGCCTCTGAGGCTGCGGAGGGGGAGCCGGTTCACCTGGAGGAAGGAGTGCCAATCCATCATGGAGAG TTTCTTCGTGGAGAACCAGTACCCGGACGAGGCGAAGCGGGAGGAGATCGCCAACGCGTGTAACTCCGTCATTCAGAAACCAG GCTGCAAGCTGTCTGAGTTCGAGCGCGTCACGGCGTTGAAGGTGTACAACTGGTTTGCCAACCGCcggaaggagatgaagaggagggcgaACATCG AAGCCGCCATTTTGGAAAGCCACGGAATCGAGGTGCCGAGCCCGAGCTGCCACTCGAatggcgaggagggagagatgcaCGAGTTTGCCGACCAGGTGAATCAGCGATTCTCAGAGCAG GAAGACGCCTCCTCCCACAGGATTGTTGACCAACAAGACTCGTCGTCGTTGGCGACCACGGAGGAGGCCGCGGCCccgccgagccccccccctcaggtccTGGACCGGAAGGAGGAGCTCACCAAAAGGGACACAGTGGACGAGGAGTGA
- the LOC120826541 gene encoding homeobox-containing protein 1 isoform X6: MRQWCVPAATPRTEPLPGRLSVSPPPPDARMECCGVEPRYTIEQIDLLQRLRLSGMTKPQIIHALESLERLDPDRRPPRCDSQPAPSNNAPTPAAAAPAPSSSTSSSSSLSLASATTQTSGLDGAALSPSNSYEASPPPLYPPSVAVQRSFSYDMMGEEEWDLEEKVEEYMRRDSNMVKEEIKTFLNNRRISQAIVGQVTGISQSYISQWLLQQGLEMSDSKRRAFYRWYLLERNNPGATLSMRSLVKEEPDWRTGIVAGDRVGAVGGGPLRLRRGSRFTWRKECQSIMESFFVENQYPDEAKREEIANACNSVIQKPGCKLSEFERVTALKVYNWFANRRKEMKRRANIEAAILESHGIEVPSPSCHSNGEEGEMHEFADQVNQRFSEQANASSHRIVDQQDSSSLATTEEAAAPPSPPPQVLDRKEELTKRDTVDEE, encoded by the exons ATGCGACAGTGGTGCGTCCCCGCCGCGACCCCTCGCACCGAACCCCTCCCGGGGCGGCTGTCCGTCTCACCCCCTCCACCAG ATGCCAGGATGGAGTGCTGCGGGGTGGAGCCGCGCTACACCATCGAACAGATCGACCTCCTGCAGCGCCTGCGTCTCTCCGGCATGACCAAGCCTCAGATCATCCACGCCCTGGAGTCCCTGGAGAGGCTGGACCCGGACCGCCGCCCGCCCCGCTGTGACTCTCAGCCCGCCCCGTCCAACAACGCCCCCACCCCCGCCGCGGCGGCTCCcgccccgtcctcctccacgtcctcctcctcctcgctctccctgGCCTCCGCCACCACGCAGACCTCCGGCCTGGACGGCGCCGCGCTGTCCCCTAGCAACAGCTACGAGGCCTCTCCTCCGCCCCTCTACCCTCCCAGCGTGGCGGTTCAGCGGTCCTTCAGCTACGACatgatgggggaggaggagtgggacctggaggagaaggtggaggagtacATGAG GAGAGACAGCAACATGGTGAAGGAGGAGATCAAGACGTTCCTCAACAACCGCAGGATCTCTCAGGCCATCGTGGGCCAAGTCACAG GAATCAGCCAGAGCTACATCTCCCAGTGGCTTCTGCAGCAGGGCCTGGAGATGAGCGACTCCAAGCGCCGCGCCTTCTACCGCTGGTACCTGCTAGAGAGGAACAACCCGG GGGCCACCCTGTCGATGCGCTCCCTGGTGAAGGAGGAGCCCGATTGGAGGACGGGGATCGTGGCGGGCGACCGCGTGGGGGCGGTGGGCGGCGGGCCTCTGAGGCTGCGGAGGGGGAGCCGGTTCACCTGGAGGAAGGAGTGCCAATCCATCATGGAGAG TTTCTTCGTGGAGAACCAGTACCCGGACGAGGCGAAGCGGGAGGAGATCGCCAACGCGTGTAACTCCGTCATTCAGAAACCAG GCTGCAAGCTGTCTGAGTTCGAGCGCGTCACGGCGTTGAAGGTGTACAACTGGTTTGCCAACCGCcggaaggagatgaagaggagggcgaACATCG AAGCCGCCATTTTGGAAAGCCACGGAATCGAGGTGCCGAGCCCGAGCTGCCACTCGAatggcgaggagggagagatgcaCGAGTTTGCCGACCAGGTGAATCAGCGATTCTCAGAGCAGGCAA ACGCCTCCTCCCACAGGATTGTTGACCAACAAGACTCGTCGTCGTTGGCGACCACGGAGGAGGCCGCGGCCccgccgagccccccccctcaggtccTGGACCGGAAGGAGGAGCTCACCAAAAGGGACACAGTGGACGAGGAGTGA
- the LOC120826541 gene encoding homeobox-containing protein 1 isoform X2, translating into MRQWCVPAATPRTEPLPGRLSVSPPPPDARMECCGVEPRYTIEQIDLLQRLRLSGMTKPQIIHALESLERLDPDRRPPRCDSQPAPSNNAPTPAAAAPAPSSSTSSSSSLSLASATTQTSGLDGAALSPSNSYEASPPPLYPPSVAVQRSFSYDMMGEEEWDLEEKVEEYMRRDSNMVKEEIKTFLNNRRISQAIVGQVTGISQSYISQWLLQQGLEMSDSKRRAFYRWYLLERNNPGLRWSESQHSVSPRARGGDRDGTVAGASGCLPNPNTNLNPNPVWSRQRELLMHLLPWYAAAAQAQPGATLSMRSLVKEEPDWRTGIVAGDRVGAVGGGPLRLRRGSRFTWRKECQSIMESFFVENQYPDEAKREEIANACNSVIQKPGCKLSEFERVTALKVYNWFANRRKEMKRRANIEAAILESHGIEVPSPSCHSNGEEGEMHEFADQVNQRFSEQANASSHRIVDQQDSSSLATTEEAAAPPSPPPQVLDRKEELTKRDTVDEE; encoded by the exons ATGCGACAGTGGTGCGTCCCCGCCGCGACCCCTCGCACCGAACCCCTCCCGGGGCGGCTGTCCGTCTCACCCCCTCCACCAG ATGCCAGGATGGAGTGCTGCGGGGTGGAGCCGCGCTACACCATCGAACAGATCGACCTCCTGCAGCGCCTGCGTCTCTCCGGCATGACCAAGCCTCAGATCATCCACGCCCTGGAGTCCCTGGAGAGGCTGGACCCGGACCGCCGCCCGCCCCGCTGTGACTCTCAGCCCGCCCCGTCCAACAACGCCCCCACCCCCGCCGCGGCGGCTCCcgccccgtcctcctccacgtcctcctcctcctcgctctccctgGCCTCCGCCACCACGCAGACCTCCGGCCTGGACGGCGCCGCGCTGTCCCCTAGCAACAGCTACGAGGCCTCTCCTCCGCCCCTCTACCCTCCCAGCGTGGCGGTTCAGCGGTCCTTCAGCTACGACatgatgggggaggaggagtgggacctggaggagaaggtggaggagtacATGAG GAGAGACAGCAACATGGTGAAGGAGGAGATCAAGACGTTCCTCAACAACCGCAGGATCTCTCAGGCCATCGTGGGCCAAGTCACAG GAATCAGCCAGAGCTACATCTCCCAGTGGCTTCTGCAGCAGGGCCTGGAGATGAGCGACTCCAAGCGCCGCGCCTTCTACCGCTGGTACCTGCTAGAGAGGAACAACCCGG GGCTGAGGTGGAGTGAAAGCCAGCACAGCGTGAGTCCCAGGGCCAGGGGAGGGGACAGAGACGGGACGGTGGCGGGGGCCAGCGGCTGCCTCCCCAACCCCAACACCAACCTCAACCCCAACCCAGTgtggagcaggcagagagagctgCTGATGCACTTGCTGCCGTGGTACGCCGCGGCCGCCCAGGCCCAGCCAg GGGCCACCCTGTCGATGCGCTCCCTGGTGAAGGAGGAGCCCGATTGGAGGACGGGGATCGTGGCGGGCGACCGCGTGGGGGCGGTGGGCGGCGGGCCTCTGAGGCTGCGGAGGGGGAGCCGGTTCACCTGGAGGAAGGAGTGCCAATCCATCATGGAGAG TTTCTTCGTGGAGAACCAGTACCCGGACGAGGCGAAGCGGGAGGAGATCGCCAACGCGTGTAACTCCGTCATTCAGAAACCAG GCTGCAAGCTGTCTGAGTTCGAGCGCGTCACGGCGTTGAAGGTGTACAACTGGTTTGCCAACCGCcggaaggagatgaagaggagggcgaACATCG AAGCCGCCATTTTGGAAAGCCACGGAATCGAGGTGCCGAGCCCGAGCTGCCACTCGAatggcgaggagggagagatgcaCGAGTTTGCCGACCAGGTGAATCAGCGATTCTCAGAGCAGGCAA ACGCCTCCTCCCACAGGATTGTTGACCAACAAGACTCGTCGTCGTTGGCGACCACGGAGGAGGCCGCGGCCccgccgagccccccccctcaggtccTGGACCGGAAGGAGGAGCTCACCAAAAGGGACACAGTGGACGAGGAGTGA